A genomic segment from Bradyrhizobium sp. CB1015 encodes:
- a CDS encoding cysteine synthase A, producing the protein MTIRNDVVEAIGNTPLIKLKRASELTGCTILGKAEFMNPGQSVKDRAGKWMILEAEKRGELKPGGLVVEATAGNTGIGLAVVASARGYRTLIVIPETQSQEKKDFLKLCGAELIEVPALPYANSNNYQHVGRRLADELRKTEPNGVLFADQWNNLDNAKAHYESTGPEIWEQTGGKVDGFVCSVGSGGTLAGVSRYLKEKNKNLRIACADPHGAGMYEYFRTGDPKATPGGSITEGIGLNRATAIVETAKVDDAYLIPDTDAVSAIYELLQHEGLCLGGSTGINVVGAMRLAKQLGPGKTIVTVLCDSGSRYLSKLFNADFMRAKNLPVPEWLEKRSNIKPPFV; encoded by the coding sequence ATGACCATTCGCAACGACGTTGTCGAAGCCATCGGCAACACCCCCCTCATCAAGCTCAAGCGCGCTTCGGAATTGACCGGCTGCACCATCCTCGGCAAGGCCGAGTTCATGAATCCCGGTCAGTCGGTGAAGGACCGCGCCGGGAAATGGATGATTCTGGAGGCCGAGAAGCGCGGCGAGCTGAAGCCCGGCGGACTCGTGGTGGAAGCGACCGCCGGCAATACCGGCATCGGCCTTGCCGTTGTTGCGAGCGCGCGCGGTTACCGCACCCTGATCGTGATCCCGGAAACGCAGAGCCAGGAGAAGAAGGACTTTCTGAAGCTGTGCGGTGCCGAGTTGATCGAGGTGCCGGCCCTTCCCTACGCCAACTCCAACAACTACCAGCATGTCGGCCGGCGGCTCGCCGACGAGCTGCGCAAGACCGAGCCCAATGGCGTGCTGTTCGCCGATCAGTGGAACAACCTCGACAACGCCAAGGCACATTACGAATCCACGGGGCCAGAGATCTGGGAGCAGACCGGCGGCAAGGTCGACGGCTTCGTCTGCTCGGTCGGCAGCGGCGGCACGCTGGCCGGCGTCAGCCGCTATCTGAAGGAGAAGAACAAGAACCTCCGCATCGCCTGCGCCGATCCGCACGGCGCCGGCATGTACGAATATTTCAGGACCGGCGATCCCAAGGCGACGCCCGGCGGCTCGATCACCGAAGGCATCGGCCTCAACCGCGCCACCGCGATCGTCGAGACCGCCAAGGTCGACGATGCCTATCTCATTCCCGACACTGACGCCGTCAGCGCGATCTACGAGCTGCTCCAGCACGAAGGTCTGTGCCTCGGCGGCTCGACGGGCATCAATGTCGTCGGCGCGATGCGGCTTGCGAAGCAGCTCGGGCCCGGCAAGACGATCGTCACCGTGCTGTGCGATTCCGGCAGCCGCTATCTCTCGAAGCTGTTCAACGCGGACTTCATGCGCGCCAAGAACCTGCCGGTGCCGGAATGGCTGGAGAAGCGCAGCAACATCAAGCCGCCGTTCGTCTGA
- a CDS encoding amino acid ABC transporter permease, which produces MSDVISSSFVRQDLLAERSAPVKTTGFIGLMRTRLFNSPTNILLTILGALLLWFTIVPSVKFLMVDAVWSGKDRAACLAENAGFAVGACWPYIQAKLPQLIYGFYPEAERWRVNLTLLLAAVLLLPLLIPRLPAKSLNAGLFFVAFPVVAFFLLHGGGINGFGLSWTAGLLQLFDESIVGAGQALLTSSKTSAIAPLLWAVGSLIVLVGTVIHWLIFPLTWLRDYIQGAGQPVWADFAVTAAIVCLIAFVLGGGVRTGGRALASSIVTFVAIAIVIKLMDLDHGGLPVVTTNLWGGLLVTLVVSVTGIVTSLPIGIALALGRRSTIPLIRIFSIAFIEFWRGVPLITVLFFATYMLPLFLPGNFTVDGLVRALIGIALFTGAYQAENVRGGLAAIPRGQSEAAAALGLSWWKTTSLIVLPQALRHVIPNLVNSFISLFKDTSLVSIVALFDLLGSLRASFADPKWSTPSTAFTGFAFAGIIYFMFCFGMSRYSLFVERRLNAHRRN; this is translated from the coding sequence ATGAGCGATGTCATCTCATCCAGCTTCGTCCGCCAGGACCTGCTCGCCGAGCGTTCGGCGCCGGTGAAGACGACCGGATTCATCGGCCTGATGCGCACGCGTCTGTTCAACTCGCCGACCAACATCCTGCTGACGATCCTGGGCGCCTTGCTGCTCTGGTTCACCATCGTTCCCTCCGTCAAGTTCCTGATGGTCGACGCGGTCTGGAGCGGTAAGGACCGCGCCGCGTGCCTCGCCGAGAACGCCGGTTTTGCGGTCGGCGCCTGCTGGCCCTACATCCAGGCGAAGCTCCCGCAACTGATTTACGGCTTCTATCCGGAGGCCGAGCGCTGGCGGGTGAACCTGACGCTGTTGCTCGCAGCCGTCCTGCTGTTGCCGTTGCTCATTCCGCGGCTGCCGGCGAAGAGCCTGAATGCCGGCCTGTTCTTCGTCGCCTTTCCGGTGGTGGCCTTCTTCCTGCTGCACGGCGGCGGCATCAACGGCTTCGGGCTCAGCTGGACTGCCGGCCTGCTGCAATTGTTCGATGAGAGCATTGTCGGTGCCGGACAGGCGCTGCTCACCTCGAGCAAGACCTCCGCGATCGCCCCGCTGCTCTGGGCGGTCGGGAGCCTCATCGTCCTGGTCGGCACGGTGATCCATTGGCTGATCTTTCCGCTCACCTGGCTGCGCGATTATATCCAGGGGGCAGGCCAGCCGGTCTGGGCGGATTTCGCCGTCACGGCCGCGATCGTCTGCCTGATCGCCTTCGTTCTCGGCGGCGGTGTTCGCACCGGCGGGCGGGCTCTGGCGTCGAGCATCGTCACCTTCGTTGCCATCGCCATCGTCATCAAGCTGATGGATCTCGACCACGGCGGATTGCCGGTCGTGACGACGAATCTGTGGGGCGGCCTCCTGGTGACACTGGTGGTGTCCGTCACCGGCATCGTCACCTCGCTGCCGATCGGTATCGCGCTCGCGCTCGGCCGCCGCTCGACGATTCCCTTGATCCGGATCTTCTCGATCGCCTTCATCGAGTTCTGGCGCGGCGTGCCGCTGATCACCGTGCTGTTCTTCGCAACCTACATGCTGCCGCTGTTCCTGCCCGGCAATTTCACCGTCGATGGCCTGGTGCGTGCGCTGATCGGCATCGCGCTGTTCACCGGCGCCTATCAGGCCGAGAACGTCCGCGGCGGGCTCGCGGCGATCCCGCGTGGGCAGAGTGAGGCGGCCGCCGCCCTCGGGCTGTCCTGGTGGAAGACGACCTCGCTGATCGTGCTGCCGCAGGCGCTGCGGCACGTCATTCCGAACCTCGTCAACAGCTTCATCTCGCTGTTCAAGGACACCTCGCTGGTCTCGATCGTGGCGCTGTTCGATCTGCTCGGCTCGCTGCGCGCCTCGTTCGCGGATCCGAAATGGTCGACGCCGTCGACGGCGTTTACCGGCTTCGCCTTCGCCGGGATCATCTATTTCATGTTCTGCTTTGGAATGTCGCGCTATTCGTTGTTCGTCGAGCGCCGCCTCAATGCCCACCGCCGCAACTGA
- a CDS encoding efflux RND transporter periplasmic adaptor subunit, whose product MLFKPDTKQGAGEGTAKRSRGRGFVMTLITLAILGGLGYVGWIAMHQQPTNNRNQRPDLPVPVLAASPRIQDVPVYLDGVGAIRALNTVTVRSQVDGKLIAVNFTEGQDVKKGDVLGEIDPAIYQAQYDQAVAKKAQDQAQLANQRIDLTRYEQLAASNAGSKQQADTQRALVAQTEALVKADQAAIDNAAATLSYTKIVAPISGRAGLRQVDQGNIIHASDTTGLVVITQLQPIAVWFSLPQQQIMRVNAAAAKGPLAVDVFGNDGITVIDTGRLAGIDNQVDQTTGTLRLKAEFPNANYQLWPGQFVNVRLKVETLTRALVVPTSAVQRGPIGTFSYVIGEDNIVSAKPVTVTQQNEHDAVIASGLSASDRVVTTGFANLSDGSKVIVGRDDQTPSADLAPRKRSRAPDAQRKDGAKEGQKDGQGKDGELRAKRKSSEGDQKGQTGPAPGPAAAESGAKQP is encoded by the coding sequence ATGCTCTTTAAGCCGGACACCAAGCAGGGCGCGGGAGAGGGGACGGCGAAGAGATCGCGCGGCCGCGGCTTCGTCATGACCCTGATCACGCTCGCGATCCTCGGCGGCCTCGGCTATGTCGGCTGGATCGCCATGCACCAGCAGCCGACGAACAACCGCAATCAGCGCCCCGATCTGCCGGTGCCGGTGTTGGCAGCGAGCCCGCGCATCCAGGACGTGCCGGTCTATCTCGACGGCGTCGGCGCGATCCGCGCGCTCAACACTGTGACCGTGCGCTCGCAGGTCGACGGCAAGCTGATCGCGGTCAACTTCACGGAAGGCCAGGACGTCAAGAAGGGCGACGTGCTCGGCGAGATCGATCCGGCGATCTATCAGGCGCAGTACGATCAGGCGGTCGCCAAGAAGGCGCAGGATCAGGCCCAGCTCGCCAACCAGCGCATCGACCTGACACGCTACGAGCAGCTCGCTGCCTCCAATGCCGGCTCCAAGCAGCAGGCCGACACCCAGCGCGCGCTCGTCGCGCAGACCGAGGCGCTGGTCAAGGCCGATCAGGCCGCGATCGACAACGCTGCGGCGACGCTGAGCTACACCAAGATCGTGGCGCCGATCTCGGGCCGCGCCGGCCTGCGCCAGGTCGACCAGGGCAACATCATTCACGCCTCCGACACCACCGGTCTCGTGGTGATCACGCAATTACAGCCGATCGCGGTGTGGTTCAGCCTGCCGCAGCAACAGATCATGCGGGTCAATGCGGCCGCGGCGAAGGGTCCGCTCGCGGTCGACGTGTTCGGCAATGACGGCATCACCGTGATCGATACCGGCAGGCTCGCCGGCATCGACAACCAGGTCGACCAGACCACCGGTACGCTCAGGCTCAAGGCCGAATTCCCCAATGCCAATTACCAGCTCTGGCCCGGCCAGTTCGTCAATGTCCGCCTCAAGGTCGAGACCTTGACGCGGGCGCTGGTGGTGCCGACCTCTGCGGTGCAGCGCGGCCCGATCGGCACTTTCAGCTACGTCATCGGCGAGGACAACATCGTCTCGGCCAAGCCCGTGACGGTGACCCAGCAGAACGAGCATGATGCCGTGATCGCCAGCGGCCTGTCGGCGAGCGACAGGGTCGTCACCACGGGCTTTGCCAATCTGTCCGACGGCTCCAAGGTGATCGTCGGCCGCGATGATCAAACCCCGTCGGCCGATCTCGCCCCGCGCAAACGCTCGCGCGCACCGGACGCTCAGAGGAAGGACGGCGCCAAGGAAGGCCAGAAGGACGGGCAGGGCAAGGACGGCGAGTTGCGCGCCAAGCGCAAGAGCAGCGAAGGCGACCAGAAGGGGCAGACAGGGCCGGCACCGGGGCCGGCGGCAGCGGAAAGTGGAGCCAAGCAGCCATGA
- a CDS encoding amino acid ABC transporter permease yields the protein MSTEARKPPPQIALKIRRILGGKAGWNGVAVQFAFAAILGWIGYEIVSNARANLENQHIAAGFGFLRNNAGFDVNQTLISYTGSDTFLRVFVVGLLNTLVVSVVGIFFATVIGFIVALCRLSPNWLLSRVGEIYVEVIRNLPLLFQILFWYLAVLAALPNPRQSISLLGIAFISNRGLVVPSPIGQSGLEPFLAVLALGIIASLGLRFYARRALFQRGQVIHIWPYVLALLFGLPLATMLVFGLPFTFELPQLRGFNFAGGSRIIPEFVALTVALSTYTAAFIAEIVRAGILSVHKGQMEAGSSLGLSRGATLRLIVVPQAMRVIVPPLTNQYLNLTKNSSLAVAIGYPDLVSVFAGTSLSQTGQAIEIIAMTMGVYLLISLLTSAIMSVYGWRVSRSLGA from the coding sequence ATGAGCACCGAGGCTCGAAAACCGCCGCCCCAGATCGCGCTGAAGATCCGGCGCATTCTGGGCGGCAAGGCAGGCTGGAACGGCGTTGCCGTCCAGTTTGCCTTCGCGGCGATCCTGGGCTGGATCGGCTACGAGATCGTCTCCAATGCGCGGGCCAATCTCGAGAACCAGCACATCGCCGCCGGCTTCGGTTTCCTCAGGAACAATGCCGGCTTCGACGTCAACCAGACCCTGATCTCCTATACCGGCTCGGACACGTTCCTGCGCGTGTTCGTGGTCGGGCTGTTGAATACGCTTGTGGTCTCCGTGGTGGGCATCTTCTTCGCCACGGTGATCGGCTTCATCGTCGCGCTGTGCCGGCTGTCGCCCAATTGGCTGCTGTCGCGGGTCGGCGAGATCTATGTCGAGGTCATCCGCAACCTGCCGCTGCTGTTCCAGATCCTGTTCTGGTATCTGGCGGTGCTCGCGGCCTTGCCCAATCCGCGGCAGAGCATTTCCCTGCTCGGCATCGCCTTCATCAGCAATCGCGGTCTCGTCGTTCCGAGCCCGATCGGCCAGAGCGGTCTCGAGCCATTCCTGGCGGTGCTCGCGCTCGGCATCATCGCCTCGCTGGGGCTACGCTTCTACGCCAGGCGCGCGCTGTTTCAGCGCGGGCAGGTGATCCACATCTGGCCTTACGTGCTGGCCCTGCTGTTCGGGCTTCCGCTGGCCACGATGCTGGTATTCGGTCTGCCCTTCACCTTCGAGCTGCCGCAGCTGAGGGGGTTCAACTTCGCCGGCGGCTCACGCATCATCCCGGAATTCGTGGCGCTGACGGTGGCGCTGTCGACCTATACCGCCGCCTTCATTGCCGAGATCGTGCGCGCCGGCATCCTGTCCGTTCACAAGGGGCAGATGGAGGCGGGATCCTCGCTCGGCCTCAGCCGCGGCGCCACGCTCCGTCTCATCGTCGTGCCGCAGGCCATGCGCGTCATCGTGCCGCCGCTGACCAACCAGTACCTCAATCTCACCAAGAACTCGTCGCTGGCGGTCGCGATCGGCTATCCTGACCTGGTGTCGGTGTTTGCCGGCACATCGCTGAGCCAGACCGGCCAGGCGATCGAGATCATCGCCATGACGATGGGTGTTTATCTCCTTATCTCGCTCCTCACCAGCGCGATCATGAGCGTCTACGGTTGGCGCGTCAGCCGGAGTCTCGGCGCATGA
- a CDS encoding efflux transporter outer membrane subunit, producing the protein MDVTQQVPAIASRRSYGSAFRMRPAARWIAVLCLAAASGACVLTQDLPDPALDVPTHYKYAGKGDAPPSLDWWRGFRSAELTQLMEEAQTVNLDIAAAVARIVQADAQARQAGAALLPSLSGGGSETYSRTSGSSSSGLTNGGREVVNYSASLSASYQLDFWGQNRDALQSAEETANANRFDRDTVALTTLAAVANAYFQVLASQDRIRTSQRNIASAQRILDAVRERRKAGTGTDLDVAQQESVLANQKALVPPLRQTLDQNLNALAVLVSRPPESVRVLGGSLDRIAIPRVTPGLPSELLTQRPDIRRQEAQLASATANIGNARAQFFPTIQLTGNGGYQSAALVSLFQPHAAFFQLVGSATQPIFDGGKILGNFEYAKARQDELLQTYRKTIVQAFADVDNALFSIKQTTIKLQLQRDVVAASRRAFDLSEQQLRAGTADIVTVLNTQLTLFQAEDALSQAQLARLLAIVSLYQALGGGWEPRMEKPVNAL; encoded by the coding sequence GTGGATGTGACACAGCAAGTTCCAGCGATCGCCTCGCGGCGGTCCTACGGTTCTGCATTCCGGATGCGGCCCGCGGCGCGATGGATTGCGGTGCTGTGCCTCGCCGCCGCCTCGGGGGCTTGCGTGCTGACCCAGGATCTTCCCGATCCCGCGCTCGACGTTCCCACGCATTACAAATACGCCGGCAAGGGCGACGCGCCGCCGTCGCTGGATTGGTGGCGTGGTTTCCGCTCTGCGGAGCTGACGCAGCTGATGGAGGAGGCGCAGACCGTCAACCTCGACATCGCGGCAGCCGTGGCGCGCATCGTCCAGGCCGACGCCCAGGCGCGGCAGGCCGGCGCGGCGCTGCTGCCGAGCCTGTCGGGAGGCGGATCGGAAACCTATTCGCGCACCTCGGGCTCCTCGTCGTCCGGCCTTACCAATGGCGGGCGCGAGGTCGTCAATTATTCGGCCTCGCTGAGCGCGAGCTATCAGCTCGATTTCTGGGGCCAGAACCGCGATGCGCTGCAATCGGCGGAGGAGACGGCGAACGCCAACCGTTTCGATCGCGACACGGTCGCACTGACCACGCTCGCCGCCGTCGCCAACGCCTATTTCCAGGTGCTGGCCTCGCAGGATCGCATCAGGACCTCTCAGCGCAACATCGCGAGCGCGCAGCGCATCCTCGATGCGGTCAGGGAGCGCCGCAAGGCCGGCACCGGCACCGATCTCGACGTCGCCCAGCAGGAGAGCGTGCTGGCGAACCAGAAGGCCCTGGTGCCGCCGCTGCGCCAGACGCTCGACCAGAACCTCAACGCGCTCGCCGTGCTGGTCTCGCGCCCGCCGGAGAGCGTGCGCGTGCTCGGCGGCTCCCTGGACCGGATCGCGATCCCGCGCGTGACGCCCGGCCTGCCGTCGGAGCTGCTGACGCAGCGGCCGGACATCCGCCGCCAGGAGGCGCAGCTCGCCTCGGCCACCGCCAACATCGGCAATGCCCGCGCGCAGTTCTTTCCCACCATCCAGCTCACCGGCAATGGCGGCTACCAGAGCGCGGCGCTGGTCTCGCTGTTCCAGCCGCATGCCGCCTTCTTCCAGCTCGTCGGCAGCGCGACGCAGCCGATCTTCGACGGCGGCAAGATCCTCGGCAATTTCGAATATGCCAAGGCGCGGCAGGACGAGCTGCTGCAGACCTATCGCAAGACCATCGTCCAGGCCTTTGCCGACGTCGACAACGCGCTGTTCTCGATCAAGCAGACCACGATCAAGCTGCAATTGCAGCGCGACGTCGTCGCCGCCTCGCGCCGTGCCTTCGATCTCTCCGAGCAGCAATTGCGCGCCGGCACCGCCGACATCGTCACCGTGCTCAACACCCAACTGACCCTGTTCCAGGCGGAAGACGCGCTGTCGCAGGCCCAACTCGCGCGGCTTCTGGCCATCGTCAGCCTGTACCAGGCGCTCGGCGGCGGCTGGGAGCCGCGAATGGAGAAACCGGTCAATGCTCTTTAA
- a CDS encoding amino acid ABC transporter substrate-binding protein has product MKRVTLALSLALAAGLTAQAADAQTLKTVKDRGMLSCGVSQGLPGFSSPDDKGNWTGIDVDVCRAIAGAIFNDPTKVKFVPLSAKDRFTALQSGEIDVLSRNTTWTISRDTSLGANFTGVTYYDGQGFMVKKSLKVNSALELNSASVCVQTGTTTEQNLADYFKANNMKYEVIAFATNDETVKAYEAGRCDVFTTDQSGLYANRLKLASPNDHMVLPEIISKEPLGPMVRHGDDQWFDIVKWTLYAMLTAEELGVTSKNVDEKAKLENPELKRVLGSDGNFGEQLGLTKDWVVRIVKTVGNYGEVFDRNVGAGSPLGINRGVNNLWNKGGLQYAPPIR; this is encoded by the coding sequence ATGAAACGCGTAACCCTGGCACTCTCCCTTGCTCTCGCCGCCGGCCTCACCGCCCAAGCCGCCGATGCGCAAACGCTCAAGACCGTCAAGGACCGGGGCATGCTGTCCTGCGGCGTCAGCCAGGGCCTGCCAGGCTTCTCCTCGCCCGACGACAAGGGCAACTGGACCGGCATCGACGTCGACGTCTGCCGCGCCATTGCCGGCGCGATCTTCAACGATCCGACCAAGGTGAAGTTCGTGCCGCTGTCCGCCAAGGACCGCTTCACGGCGCTGCAATCCGGCGAGATCGACGTGCTCTCGCGCAACACCACCTGGACCATCTCGCGCGACACCTCGCTCGGCGCCAATTTCACCGGCGTGACCTATTATGACGGGCAGGGCTTCATGGTGAAGAAGTCGCTCAAGGTGAATTCGGCGCTCGAGCTCAACAGCGCATCGGTCTGCGTGCAGACCGGCACCACCACCGAGCAGAATCTGGCCGACTACTTCAAGGCCAACAACATGAAGTACGAGGTGATCGCGTTCGCCACCAATGACGAAACCGTCAAGGCCTATGAAGCCGGCCGCTGCGACGTCTTCACCACCGACCAGTCGGGCCTGTACGCCAATCGCCTCAAGCTCGCCAGCCCCAACGACCATATGGTGCTGCCCGAGATCATCTCGAAGGAGCCGCTCGGCCCGATGGTGCGCCACGGCGACGACCAGTGGTTCGACATCGTGAAATGGACGCTGTATGCGATGCTCACCGCCGAAGAGCTCGGCGTGACCTCGAAGAACGTCGACGAGAAGGCGAAGCTGGAAAATCCGGAGCTGAAGCGCGTGCTCGGCAGCGACGGCAATTTCGGCGAACAGCTCGGCCTGACCAAGGATTGGGTGGTGCGGATCGTGAAGACCGTCGGCAATTACGGCGAGGTGTTCGATCGCAACGTCGGCGCCGGCTCGCCGCTCGGCATCAATCGCGGTGTCAACAATCTCTGGAACAAGGGCGGTCTTCAGTACGCGCCGCCGATCCGCTGA
- a CDS encoding amino acid ABC transporter ATP-binding protein: MSDPIVKISGLNKWYGEFHVLRDVDLAVQKGERIVICGPSGSGKSTLIRCINALEEFQEGEIVVDGIELGPNLKHIDAVRREVGMVFQSFNLFPHLTVLDNCTLAPIWVRNIPKKDAEATAMKFLERVKIPHQANKFPGQMSGGQQQRVAIARALTMNPKVMLFDEPTSALDPEMVKEVLDTMVDLAEEGMTMLVVTHEMGFAREVANRVVFMDAGQIIEANTPNEFFAAPQHARTKLFLSQILR, encoded by the coding sequence ATGTCCGACCCCATCGTCAAGATTTCCGGCCTGAACAAATGGTACGGCGAATTCCACGTCCTGCGCGACGTCGACCTTGCGGTGCAGAAGGGCGAGCGCATCGTGATCTGCGGCCCCTCGGGCTCGGGCAAGTCCACGCTGATCCGCTGCATCAACGCGCTGGAGGAATTCCAGGAGGGCGAGATCGTCGTCGACGGCATCGAGCTCGGGCCGAACCTCAAGCACATCGACGCGGTCCGCCGTGAAGTCGGGATGGTGTTTCAAAGCTTCAATCTGTTCCCGCATCTGACCGTGCTCGACAATTGCACGTTGGCGCCGATCTGGGTCCGCAACATCCCCAAGAAGGACGCCGAGGCGACCGCGATGAAGTTCCTGGAGCGGGTCAAGATCCCGCACCAGGCCAACAAGTTTCCGGGCCAGATGTCCGGCGGCCAGCAGCAGCGCGTCGCGATTGCCCGGGCCCTGACCATGAACCCGAAGGTGATGCTGTTCGACGAGCCGACCTCGGCGCTCGACCCCGAAATGGTCAAGGAGGTGCTCGACACCATGGTCGACCTCGCCGAGGAAGGCATGACCATGCTGGTCGTTACCCACGAGATGGGCTTTGCCCGCGAGGTCGCCAATCGCGTCGTGTTCATGGACGCCGGGCAGATCATCGAGGCCAACACCCCGAACGAGTTCTTCGCCGCCCCGCAGCACGCCCGCACGAAGCTGTTCCTGAGCCAGATTCTGCGCTGA